In Bacillus sp. Cs-700, one genomic interval encodes:
- the sdaAA gene encoding L-serine ammonia-lyase, iron-sulfur-dependent, subunit alpha: MFRNVAELVELAQSKNKPISEIMIEQEMDFRGRTREEVYNQMKNNLVVMEQAVERGINEDVKSHSGLTGGDAVLLQNYMKSGNSLSGHTMLDAVSKAIATNEVNAAMGTICATPTAGSAGVVPGTLFAIREKVNPTEEQMVRYLFTSGAFGFVVANNASISGAAGGCQAEVGSATGMAAAAIVELMGGTPEQSSHAFAIALKNMLGLVCDPVAGLVEVPCVKRNAMGASNALVAADMSLAGITSRIPCDEVIDAMYKIGQTMPSALRETAQGGLAATPTGRELEAKIFGVSLDRK; this comes from the coding sequence ATGTTTCGTAACGTAGCAGAATTGGTAGAGTTGGCGCAATCGAAAAACAAGCCAATATCAGAAATAATGATTGAACAAGAAATGGATTTCAGAGGGCGTACACGTGAAGAAGTTTACAATCAAATGAAAAATAATCTTGTTGTCATGGAGCAGGCGGTTGAAAGAGGAATTAATGAAGATGTTAAATCACATTCCGGCTTAACGGGTGGAGACGCTGTTCTTCTTCAAAACTATATGAAGTCTGGAAACTCGTTGTCAGGTCATACGATGCTTGATGCTGTTAGTAAAGCGATCGCCACAAATGAAGTAAATGCAGCAATGGGCACAATTTGCGCAACGCCGACAGCAGGCTCGGCTGGAGTTGTACCAGGTACTTTATTTGCTATTCGTGAAAAAGTAAACCCGACAGAAGAGCAGATGGTAAGGTATCTCTTCACTTCTGGAGCATTTGGGTTTGTTGTAGCGAATAATGCTTCTATTTCAGGTGCAGCTGGTGGCTGTCAGGCTGAAGTAGGTTCTGCAACAGGGATGGCTGCAGCAGCGATTGTGGAACTAATGGGGGGGACGCCAGAACAATCTTCTCACGCGTTTGCTATTGCACTTAAAAACATGCTTGGTCTTGTATGTGACCCTGTTGCAGGCCTTGTTGAAGTACCGTGTGTAAAACGCAATGCAATGGGTGCTTCTAATGCGCTCGTAGCAGCAGATATGTCTCTTGCTGGTATTACAAGTCGCATTCCATGTGATGAAGTAATTGATGCGATGTATAAAATTGGACAAACCATGCCATCTGCCCTTCGTGAAACAGCACAAGGGGGACTTGCAGCAACACCAACGGGACGTGAGCTCGAAGCGAAAATCTTTGGAGTATCCCTTGATAGGAAATGA
- the recG gene encoding ATP-dependent DNA helicase RecG: MDDRITQIKGIGDEKAASLSSIGIHNVQDLIEYFPFRYEDYELKDLAEVKHEERATLEGKVHSEPVVRFYGKKKSRLSVRLLVGKFLITAVFFNRAFLKKQFTLGQIVTVTGKWDQHKMTLSANEITFSSHNPDGTIEPIYPVGGEVTVKAMKRYIQLALNQFGEQIEENLPPQMLERYKLMPRKDAVFMMHAPPSHDGLKQARRRFVYEELLQFQLKMQVFRKRERESTKGASQEFEKEKLDAFVESLPFPLTGAQNRVVGEILKDMQSDYRMNRLLQGDVGSGKTVVAAIGLYASFLAGHQGALMVPTEILAEQHYESFQELLGEKLNVELLTGSVKGKKRREILERLALGEVDLLIGTHALIQDEVVFENLGLVITDEQHRFGVNQRRVLREKGLSPDVLYMTATPIPRTLAISVFGDMDVSTIDEMPAGRKPIETYWAKPDMLPRVIDFVKKELDQGRQGYVICPLIEESEKLDVQNAIDVHFQMQTALPGYQVGLMHGRLSSDEKEEVMEEFSTNNVQLLVSTTVVEVGVNVPNATIMVIYDAERFGLAQLHQLRGRVGRGSEQSYCVLLADPKSEVGKERMQIMTESNDGFVLSQRDLELRGPGDFFGRKQSGLPEFKVADLVHDYRVLEVARNDASALVESTAFWEDETYRSLRDYLTEQGVLSGEKLD; the protein is encoded by the coding sequence ATGGATGATCGGATTACGCAAATAAAAGGGATTGGTGATGAGAAAGCGGCTTCTCTTTCATCGATCGGAATTCATAACGTACAAGATTTAATTGAATATTTTCCATTTCGGTATGAAGATTATGAGCTAAAAGATCTAGCTGAAGTGAAGCATGAAGAACGAGCAACGCTTGAAGGGAAAGTTCATAGTGAACCGGTAGTCCGCTTTTATGGAAAGAAGAAATCACGATTGTCCGTAAGGCTGTTAGTAGGGAAATTCCTCATAACAGCCGTTTTTTTTAATCGTGCTTTCTTAAAAAAGCAGTTTACGCTAGGTCAGATTGTTACGGTAACTGGGAAATGGGATCAACATAAAATGACCCTCTCAGCAAATGAAATTACGTTTTCTAGTCATAATCCAGACGGCACGATAGAACCGATCTACCCTGTCGGTGGGGAAGTAACAGTGAAAGCGATGAAACGTTATATTCAGCTCGCGTTGAATCAGTTTGGGGAACAAATAGAAGAAAATCTTCCTCCGCAAATGCTTGAGCGGTATAAATTGATGCCGCGAAAAGATGCTGTCTTTATGATGCACGCCCCACCTTCACATGACGGGCTTAAGCAAGCAAGACGTCGCTTTGTCTATGAAGAATTGCTTCAATTTCAGCTGAAGATGCAGGTATTTCGGAAGCGTGAACGGGAAAGTACAAAAGGAGCTTCACAGGAGTTTGAAAAGGAGAAGCTGGATGCGTTTGTAGAAAGCCTTCCTTTCCCGTTAACCGGTGCTCAAAATCGCGTAGTTGGTGAAATATTGAAGGATATGCAGAGTGACTATCGGATGAATCGACTGCTACAGGGAGATGTTGGTTCAGGTAAAACGGTTGTGGCTGCGATTGGCTTATACGCTTCATTCCTTGCTGGTCATCAGGGGGCATTAATGGTGCCAACCGAAATACTTGCTGAGCAGCATTATGAATCTTTTCAAGAACTTCTTGGCGAGAAACTGAATGTGGAGTTGTTAACGGGATCAGTGAAGGGGAAGAAGCGACGTGAGATTCTAGAACGTCTGGCTCTTGGAGAAGTTGATCTTCTTATTGGTACGCATGCCCTGATACAGGATGAAGTTGTGTTCGAAAATCTCGGGCTCGTCATTACTGATGAACAGCATCGTTTTGGTGTAAATCAACGTCGAGTTTTACGAGAAAAGGGACTAAGTCCAGACGTACTCTATATGACAGCAACGCCGATTCCAAGAACGCTTGCCATCTCTGTTTTTGGTGACATGGATGTATCTACCATCGATGAAATGCCTGCAGGTCGCAAACCAATTGAAACGTATTGGGCGAAACCAGACATGCTTCCTCGAGTGATTGATTTTGTGAAAAAAGAACTGGATCAAGGGAGGCAGGGCTATGTCATTTGTCCTCTGATTGAAGAGTCTGAAAAGCTTGATGTTCAAAATGCGATTGACGTCCATTTTCAAATGCAAACAGCTCTTCCCGGTTATCAGGTAGGCTTAATGCATGGACGACTTAGCTCAGATGAGAAAGAAGAAGTGATGGAAGAGTTTAGTACGAATAACGTCCAGCTTCTTGTTTCGACCACCGTCGTAGAAGTAGGGGTAAATGTACCAAATGCGACGATTATGGTCATCTATGATGCTGAACGGTTTGGACTGGCACAGCTTCATCAATTGCGGGGTCGCGTTGGTCGAGGCAGTGAGCAATCTTACTGTGTGCTACTTGCTGACCCAAAATCAGAAGTCGGTAAAGAACGCATGCAAATCATGACGGAATCGAATGATGGTTTCGTCCTTTCTCAGCGTGACTTAGAGCTTCGTGGCCCTGGGGACTTTTTTGGACGAAAGCAAAGCGGGCTACCTGAATTTAAAGTAGCCGATTTAGTTCACGATTATCGCGTACTTGAAGTGGCTCGAAATGATGCTTCTGCACTTGTTGAATCGACCGCATTCTGGGAAGATGAGACGTATCGTAGTTTACGAGACTACCTTACTGAACAAGGCGTTTTAAGCGGAGAAAAGCTGGATTAG
- the fapR gene encoding transcription factor FapR, with the protein MKRSKKDRQSQLKETIESTPFITDEELAEKFNVSIQTIRLDRMELSIPELRERIKYVAQQQLDEVKALPIDEVIGQVIDLQLDESAISILDIRPEHVFSRNKIARGHHLFAQANSLAVAIIDDELALTAKANIRFSSQVKEGERVVAKALVTDQRKDRTTVEVNSFVQNENVFSGEFVMYRSTKP; encoded by the coding sequence ATGAAAAGGAGTAAGAAAGACCGGCAAAGTCAGCTCAAGGAAACAATCGAGAGCACACCCTTTATTACGGATGAAGAGCTTGCTGAAAAGTTTAACGTTAGTATTCAAACGATAAGACTCGATCGTATGGAGCTTTCTATACCAGAGCTTCGAGAGAGAATTAAGTACGTGGCTCAGCAGCAGCTTGATGAAGTAAAAGCTCTCCCGATCGATGAAGTGATCGGACAAGTGATTGATCTCCAGCTTGATGAAAGTGCCATTTCAATCCTTGATATTCGTCCTGAACACGTTTTTTCTAGAAACAAAATCGCAAGAGGCCACCATCTTTTCGCTCAAGCCAATTCACTTGCTGTAGCGATTATTGATGATGAACTTGCACTGACAGCCAAAGCGAATATTCGCTTTTCAAGTCAGGTGAAAGAAGGAGAACGAGTGGTAGCAAAAGCACTTGTCACAGACCAGCGAAAAGACAGAACGACGGTTGAAGTGAATAGCTTTGTCCAGAATGAGAATGTCTTTTCTGGTGAATTTGTTATGTATCGCTCGACTAAACCCTGA
- the plsX gene encoding phosphate acyltransferase PlsX, giving the protein MRLAIDAMGGDNAPDAIIDGVYEAIEAFNDLSVTVVGDETKINPLLKGNKDRITVLHTEEYISSDDQPVKAVRRKKNASMVLAVNEVKEGRADAAISAGNTGALMAAGLLYVGRIKGIDRPGLAPTLPTIDEAGFVLLDVGANMDAKPEHLLQYAHMGSVYAEKVRGVNNPRVGLLNIGTEEGKGNELSKQAYALLANSGLNFVGNVESRDILGNEADVVVCDGFSGNLVLKTIEGTALTMFKMLKEELTSSFTSKVAAGVLKPKLKNLSTKLDYSEYGGAGLFGLNAPVIKAHGSSNGRAVFSAIKQARMMVTGNVVSAIQSSLVKEEGE; this is encoded by the coding sequence ATGAGACTTGCAATTGACGCAATGGGTGGAGACAATGCACCTGATGCCATAATAGATGGTGTTTATGAAGCGATTGAAGCGTTCAATGATTTGTCTGTTACGGTTGTGGGAGACGAAACAAAAATCAATCCACTGTTAAAAGGAAACAAAGATCGAATCACCGTCTTACATACAGAAGAATACATATCATCAGACGATCAGCCGGTAAAAGCTGTTCGAAGAAAGAAAAACGCTTCGATGGTTTTAGCTGTAAATGAAGTAAAGGAAGGGCGAGCAGATGCTGCTATATCAGCTGGTAATACTGGTGCGTTAATGGCGGCAGGATTGCTTTATGTCGGCCGCATTAAGGGGATTGATCGTCCGGGATTAGCGCCAACGCTCCCAACAATAGATGAAGCTGGTTTTGTTCTGCTCGATGTTGGAGCGAATATGGATGCGAAACCAGAGCACCTTCTTCAATACGCTCATATGGGTTCGGTTTATGCTGAGAAGGTGCGTGGTGTTAATAACCCGCGCGTTGGTTTATTGAACATCGGTACAGAAGAAGGAAAAGGAAATGAGCTAAGCAAGCAGGCATATGCACTCCTAGCGAATAGTGGCTTGAACTTTGTGGGCAACGTGGAGTCAAGAGACATTCTTGGGAACGAAGCAGATGTTGTTGTGTGTGATGGCTTTTCCGGAAATTTGGTTTTAAAAACAATTGAAGGTACAGCTTTAACGATGTTCAAAATGTTGAAGGAAGAACTTACAAGCTCGTTTACAAGTAAAGTAGCAGCGGGTGTACTAAAACCGAAGCTTAAGAATTTATCTACAAAGCTTGATTATTCAGAGTATGGTGGTGCAGGATTATTTGGTCTAAATGCTCCTGTTATTAAAGCACATGGATCGTCAAACGGAAGAGCTGTATTCAGTGCGATTAAGCAAGCTAGAATGATGGTGACAGGAAATGTAGTATCTGCAATACAATCATCTCTTGTCAAAGAGGAAGGAGAATAA
- the fabD gene encoding ACP S-malonyltransferase, which translates to MGKTAFLFPGQGSQAVGMGQEFMEAYSVAKDVFTEADHRLNFELTKLIMNGPIETLTRTENAQPALVTTSVAVLEALREKGITADYTAGHSLGEYSALVASGALSFSDAVFAVRNRGLYMEEAVPSGEGAMAAIMGMEREELQKVVDEVTASTATVQLANLNSPGQIVISGAKAGVEKASEVAKENGARRVIPLQVSGPFHSSLMKPAADQLSAILEAIEIKDASIPVVANVTAEPSTSAEEIQKHLLEQIYSPVLWEDTVRKLMDLGVDTFIEIGPGNVLSGLVKKVNRRASVHAVGTPEQLDQLIEKLGEE; encoded by the coding sequence ATGGGTAAAACCGCATTTCTATTTCCAGGTCAAGGTTCACAGGCTGTTGGAATGGGACAAGAATTTATGGAAGCTTATTCAGTAGCGAAAGATGTATTTACAGAGGCAGATCATCGTCTCAACTTTGAGCTAACGAAATTAATTATGAATGGACCTATTGAGACGTTAACAAGAACTGAAAACGCTCAGCCTGCGCTTGTAACGACGAGTGTAGCAGTTCTTGAAGCACTTCGAGAAAAAGGGATTACAGCGGATTATACGGCAGGTCATAGTCTGGGCGAATATTCAGCTCTAGTTGCTTCAGGAGCGCTTTCGTTTTCAGATGCTGTTTTCGCTGTCCGAAATCGCGGTCTTTATATGGAAGAAGCCGTTCCTTCAGGTGAAGGAGCGATGGCAGCAATTATGGGTATGGAACGTGAAGAATTGCAAAAAGTGGTTGATGAAGTTACCGCTTCGACTGCAACAGTTCAGCTTGCAAACTTGAACAGTCCTGGGCAAATTGTCATTTCTGGTGCAAAAGCAGGCGTTGAAAAAGCCTCTGAAGTTGCAAAAGAAAATGGCGCAAGACGTGTCATTCCGCTTCAAGTCAGTGGACCGTTTCATTCAAGCCTGATGAAGCCTGCTGCAGATCAACTATCAGCGATTCTAGAAGCGATTGAGATTAAAGATGCTTCGATACCAGTTGTTGCAAATGTCACAGCTGAACCATCCACTTCAGCAGAAGAAATTCAAAAACACTTATTGGAACAAATCTATTCCCCTGTACTTTGGGAAGATACAGTTAGAAAGCTAATGGATCTTGGCGTTGATACATTTATCGAGATTGGTCCTGGTAATGTTCTTTCTGGCCTTGTGAAAAAAGTTAACCGTCGTGCATCCGTTCATGCCGTCGGGACGCCAGAGCAGCTCGATCAACTTATTGAAAAGTTAGGGGAGGAATAA
- the fabG gene encoding 3-oxoacyl-[acyl-carrier-protein] reductase: protein MAENKTALVTGASRGIGRAIALELAKEGMNVAVNYAGSEAKANSVVDEIKAAGGNAIAIKANVASMDEVQGMIKEVVSTFGSLEVLVNNAGITRDNLIMRMKEEEWDAVIDTNLKGVFNCTKSVTRQMMKQRYGRIVNVASVVGVAGNAGQANYVAAKAGVIGLTKTTAKELASRNITVNALAPGFIETDMTDELSDEVKSGMKGQIPLGRLGAALDIAKATKFLVSDDANYITGQTLHIDGGMIM from the coding sequence ATGGCTGAAAATAAAACGGCTCTAGTAACAGGTGCTTCTCGTGGAATTGGACGTGCAATTGCTTTAGAACTTGCGAAAGAAGGCATGAATGTTGCAGTCAACTACGCAGGAAGTGAAGCGAAAGCAAACAGCGTGGTAGATGAGATTAAGGCAGCTGGCGGCAATGCGATTGCCATTAAAGCGAATGTTGCAAGTATGGACGAAGTTCAGGGCATGATTAAGGAAGTTGTCTCAACATTCGGTAGCCTTGAAGTGCTTGTGAATAATGCTGGCATTACACGTGATAATCTGATTATGCGAATGAAAGAAGAAGAGTGGGATGCTGTTATCGACACGAACTTAAAAGGTGTCTTTAACTGCACGAAATCCGTTACTCGTCAAATGATGAAACAGCGCTATGGCCGTATTGTAAACGTAGCTTCTGTTGTTGGTGTAGCTGGGAATGCTGGACAAGCGAACTATGTAGCAGCGAAAGCAGGCGTAATCGGGTTAACGAAAACAACTGCTAAAGAACTTGCAAGCCGTAATATTACCGTTAATGCTCTTGCACCTGGTTTCATTGAAACAGATATGACGGACGAGCTATCCGATGAGGTGAAAAGCGGAATGAAAGGACAAATTCCACTTGGTCGACTTGGTGCAGCTCTTGATATTGCCAAAGCAACGAAGTTCCTCGTTTCAGATGATGCCAATTACATTACTGGACAAACGCTTCACATTGACGGCGGCATGATCATGTAA
- the acpP gene encoding acyl carrier protein: MADTLERVTKIIVDRLGVEESEIKPEASFKDDLGADSLDVVELVMELEDEFDLEISDEDAEKIVTVGDVIDYINSHQ, from the coding sequence ATGGCAGATACACTAGAGCGTGTAACAAAGATTATTGTTGATCGTCTTGGAGTTGAAGAATCTGAGATTAAACCAGAAGCTTCTTTCAAAGACGACCTTGGTGCCGATTCCCTTGATGTAGTGGAATTAGTCATGGAACTTGAAGATGAGTTTGATCTTGAAATTTCTGATGAAGATGCTGAGAAAATTGTAACAGTTGGCGATGTAATTGATTACATAAACAGCCATCAATAA
- the rnc gene encoding ribonuclease III, translating into MSKSKHSPKTRARRFKPKHSRQLVVGEAIKSQFTAFQKEIGVSFENEQLLFQAFTHSSYVNEHRLHPQMDNERLEFLGDAVLELTISRYLYEKYPNMSEGQLTKLRAAIVCEPSLVQFANDMNFGHLVLLGKGEEMTGGRMRPALLADVFESFVCALYLDQGLEVVFEFLEKFVYPKINAGAFSHVMDYKSQLQEVIQRESLGVIDYVITDEKGPAHNREFSSKVMLNGNDLGVGVGRSKKEAEQMAAQKALINLKERNEKES; encoded by the coding sequence ATGTCCAAATCAAAACATTCACCAAAAACGAGAGCCAGACGTTTCAAACCTAAGCATTCACGACAACTCGTGGTTGGAGAGGCAATCAAATCGCAATTCACTGCTTTTCAAAAGGAAATTGGTGTATCGTTCGAAAATGAACAACTTCTTTTTCAAGCTTTTACCCATTCATCCTATGTGAATGAGCATCGACTGCATCCGCAGATGGACAATGAACGTCTTGAATTTCTAGGAGATGCCGTACTTGAGCTTACGATATCAAGATACTTATATGAAAAGTACCCAAATATGAGTGAAGGCCAGCTAACAAAGCTAAGAGCAGCAATTGTTTGTGAGCCATCACTTGTTCAATTCGCAAATGACATGAATTTTGGACATCTCGTACTTCTTGGTAAGGGAGAAGAGATGACGGGTGGAAGAATGCGCCCGGCACTTCTTGCGGATGTATTTGAGTCGTTCGTTTGTGCTTTGTATCTTGATCAAGGTCTTGAAGTCGTCTTTGAATTTCTTGAGAAGTTTGTTTATCCGAAAATTAACGCCGGTGCTTTTTCTCATGTGATGGATTATAAAAGTCAGCTTCAGGAAGTCATTCAGCGTGAAAGTCTTGGAGTTATTGATTACGTCATTACCGATGAAAAAGGACCCGCACATAACCGAGAGTTCTCATCGAAAGTTATGTTGAATGGAAATGACCTTGGCGTTGGAGTAGGACGTTCGAAGAAAGAAGCCGAACAAATGGCTGCACAAAAAGCACTTATAAATTTAAAAGAACGTAATGAAAAAGAATCCTGA
- a CDS encoding DUF1128 domain-containing protein — protein sequence MDLTNKSEENLAYMVESIKEKMQVINSGMIKPESFDLSSYDDIYEIYVMLNKKESLSVAEMQAILAELGKLRAS from the coding sequence ATGGATCTTACGAATAAATCAGAAGAAAACCTGGCGTATATGGTCGAGAGCATTAAAGAAAAAATGCAAGTGATCAATTCAGGCATGATTAAACCAGAATCATTCGATTTATCTTCTTATGATGACATTTATGAAATTTATGTCATGCTGAATAAGAAGGAATCGCTCAGCGTTGCAGAAATGCAAGCGATCTTAGCTGAACTAGGAAAATTGCGCGCTTCTTAA